One window of the Candidatus Chryseobacterium colombiense genome contains the following:
- the lptC gene encoding LPS export ABC transporter periplasmic protein LptC produces MNLNSKIKFKNIAYLLSCAIFFIMTSCEEDLTKGNGNNNKNFPSQIINNAHIIQRDSGMVTLKATAPIIEKYELIDSPYIVAKRGINIEFFDKKKPKTPGKITAKYARIFEYKKFYEAKGNVRITTNEGQRFAMQSIYWDQKRNRIYTHDTVFVTMEDGSTLVGAKGMTAKDDFSEYTFFNSSGDINSKKLSENQK; encoded by the coding sequence ATGAATTTGAATTCAAAAATAAAATTTAAAAATATAGCATATCTTCTTAGTTGTGCTATATTTTTTATTATGACTTCCTGTGAAGAAGATCTCACAAAAGGAAATGGTAATAACAATAAAAACTTTCCATCACAAATTATCAATAACGCTCATATCATCCAGAGAGATTCAGGAATGGTTACTTTGAAAGCAACTGCACCTATCATTGAAAAATATGAACTGATAGATAGTCCTTATATCGTAGCTAAAAGAGGAATCAATATCGAATTTTTCGACAAAAAGAAACCTAAAACTCCGGGGAAGATCACAGCAAAATATGCCCGTATTTTTGAATATAAAAAGTTCTACGAAGCCAAGGGCAATGTAAGGATTACTACCAATGAAGGCCAGAGATTTGCCATGCAAAGCATTTACTGGGATCAGAAGAGAAACAGAATTTATACACATGACACCGTTTTTGTAACGATGGAAGACGGCTCTACTTTAGTCGGAGCTAAAGGAATGACCGCTAAAGATGATTTCTCAGAATATACTTTCTTTAATAGTTCCGGAGATATCAATTCTAAAAAACTTTCCGAAAATCAAAAATAA